From Haemophilus parainfluenzae:
GGCTCATGGCAATTAAGGCTTCTTGCGTTTGTTTGGCCTCTTCTTCATCGATAATCGTCATGGCAAAACCCACATGCACGAGTACCCATTTACCAACGAGAGGTTTGGGGTCATCCTGACAAATTAATGAAATATTAACTTCTCTTTTAACACCACACACATCGACTACAGCAAGCTGTAATGCACTGTCTGCAACTTGAATAATTTGTCCTGGAATACCTAAACACATAATCTGTCCTTAGTTAGAATGTTTATGAGATAAATCGTTTATTGTGTTTCAATAAACGTACTGCGAGTGTGAAATTTTATCATGTAAGCACCTAAATTTGTATAGCCATATTTTAAATAAGGCTACTGCATTTTTGTTTAAAGTCTGTTCACATTTTTAACATAAAATTATTATGTTTCACTGTTATTTAACAGGTGCATCAGAGTAATAGAAAAACAATGGAAATCTTTTGATCTTAATCACAAATTTTCGAATTAGTTCTTGAGCTTTACTTTTTTACAGGAGTATCCTTACTCCTAGAGTGGTTATTGTAAAAAACGTTATTTACATACAAGGAGGGGGAATGTATGAATCGTTTTGTAATCGGTGATCCGAAGGATTGCATTGGATGCAACACCTGTATGGCCGCTTGTAGCGAAGTGCATAAAGCTTTCGGATTACAATCTTTTCCACGCTTACAAGTCATGCGTAATGATGATGTAACCGTGCCAATTCTCTGTCGTCATTGTGATGATTCACCATGTGCTACTGTGTGTCCGGTGCACGCAATTACACATATCAATGACACTATTCAACTTAACGAAAGTCTCTGTATCGGTTGTAAACTTTGTGGTATTGCTTGCCCATTCGGTGCCATTACCCAACATGGTTCTGCACCGATTGACGCACCAACCTATTATGAAGGATTCTCCTTCACTGATGCGGTAAAACGAGATATTCGTACTGCACCAGATAATACGGATTTACACAATATGTTGGCATGGCAACCAGGTGTGAAAGCCATTGCGGTGAAATGCGATCTTTGCTATTTCCGTGAAGATGGTCCGGCTTGTGTGCAAACCTGCCCGACCAAAACGTTATTTATTATTAGTGATGAGAGTATCAAACAGGCTAACGAAAGAAAACGTGAAATGGCAATGGTTTCTTCGCCTGCTATCCCAAGATAATTAGTGTGTTTAACTTGTAATCAATGGAGTGATATTATGAGTTTACCAATCAATTTACTCATCACGACCCTGTTGATTTATGTCGTAGGTGCGTTTATTTCGCTCGCAGTGAGACGAAACGAACAACTTTCAATCAATATATCCGGCGTGACCGGTGTACTTGCTGGAGTGTTAGGTATTGTTGCCTGCATCCCCGTTCTGATCAGCAGCGACACAGTCGTTGATGTTTTCAAAACCCCATTTGAATTTGCCTCGTTCTCCATCCGTATTGACGGATTGGCAGCCTTTATGGTGTGTGTCATTTCTTTATTAGTTATTGTGACCGCACTTTATTCTTTCTCTTATGTAAAAGAATATAAAGGTAAAGGCGCAGGTTCCATGGGTTTCTTCATGAATTTATTTATCGCTTCCATGGTTGCGTTAGTCACCAGCGATAATGCATTCTACTTCCTTGTATTCTTTGAAATGATGTCATTGGCATCTTATTTCTTAGTCCTTACCGAACAAGATGACAATGCCGTAAATGCAGGCTTGCTTTATTTCTTTATTGCGCATGCCGGTTCGGTATTAATTATGATCGCCTTCTTCATTTTCTACTGCTATGCCAGTAGCTTTGAATTTAGCGCATTCCGTCAAACCACTTTACCGGCACCGCTTGCCTTTACCGCCTTTATTTTGGCATTTTTAGGTTTTGGCGCCAAAGCAGGGATGATTCCATTACACAGCTGGTTGCCAAAAGCTCACCCAGCTGCACCTTCTCATGCCTCAGCGATGATGTCTGGAGTGATGGTAAAAATTGGTATTTTCGGGATCATTAAAGTAGGTGTTGATCTTCTCGGTTCTACCAATGTTTGGTATGGCGTTATAGTACTTGGTTTCGGTGCAGTATCTTCCGTACTCGGCGTACTTTATGCCTTGGCAGAACATGACATCAAAAAACTCTTGGCTTATCACACGGTAGAAAATATCGGCATCATTATGATGGGGGTGGGCGTTGGTATGATTGGTATCGCGACACATCATCCAGTATTAGCAACCGTGGGCTTACTTGGTGGGTTATACCACTTGCTTAACCATGCTGTATTCAAAGGCTTGTTATTCTTAGGTGCAGGTTCTGTAATGTATCGCTTGCACACTAAAGACATGGACTTAATGGGCGGCTTAGGCAAACTTATGCCTTACACCGCATTCTGTTTCTTAATCGGTACCATGGCGATTTCTGCATTGCCACCGTTTAACGGTTTTGTCAGTGAATGGTTTACTTATCAATCCTTATTCACCTTAAGTCAAAGTGATGATTTCGTCTTAAAACTTGCCGGTCCAATTGCCATTATTATGTTGGCATTGACGGGTGCGTTAGCGGCACTTTGTTTCGTGAAAGTGTACGGCATCAGCTTTGGTGGTGCACCGCGTAGCGAAAAAGCAGCCAATGCACGTGAAGTGCCAAAACCAATGGTAATTGCGATGGCGGTATTAGCGTTATGTTGTGTATTGTTAGGTGTGGGTGCATCTGTGGTGACTCCAATAATTGCGAAAATTTCGACCGCACTTGCTCACAGTGAGCCGCTAATGTTGGCTCAAAATGGTGTGGTGGTCGCACAAGCTGAACCGCATACCGCGCTTTCAACACCGATGGTGACTATCATGCTATTGGCATTCTTCTTCTTGCCATTTAGTTTTTACGCCTTCACCAAAAATCAACGTTTATCCGATCGTGCAAAAGGCAATCCATGGGCTTGTGGTTATGCTTATGAACAAGATATGGCGGCCTCTGCAGGTAGTTTCACTCGTCCGTTGCGTACGATTTTCAAATCACTTTATACCTTGCGCGAAGTGTTGGATCCCGCACCTTTAGGTGATAAAGGTATCCAAGCGGTAATTAAAGGTGCAACAAAAGCTGAACCTTTCTGGGAAGAAAAAATGACGATGCCAATCGCTCGTTTTATTCCTTGGTTAGGAACTAAAATTCAATGGTTGCAACAAGGTGATTTCCGTGTGTACTGCGTGTACTTCGTGATTGCCTTGGTGGCAATACTACTTTCCATTGCGTTGATGTAGGAGGTTGAAGATGATTACGTTACCTTCAGAAATTGCAACATCTGCCGGAATGTTTGTTTTTGCCATTGTGCAAGCCTTGATTTTGCTCGCCCTTGCACCGTTATTTTCCGGTATTTCACGTATGATCCGTGCTCGTATTCAATCTCGTCGCGGTCCTGGCGTGTTACAAGATTATCGTGACATTGCGAAATTAATGAAACGTCAAAACATTTGGCCAGACAATGCGGGTTGGGTTTCTAAAGCGATGCCTTATGTGCTAATTAGCACAGTGATGGTGGTTGCCATGAGTTTGCCTTTATTTACTCGTATCGCACCATTTGGCGCTGGCAGTGATTTAATCACCGTGATTTACTTATTCGCCTTGTTCCGTTTCTTTTTCTCAATTGCGGGTTTGGATTCAAACAGCACATTCTCAAGTTTAGGGGCAAGCCGTGAAGTCACATTAGGTGTTTTAGTAGAACCAATTCTCATGTTGGCATTCCTTGTGATTGCTTTAATTGCCGGTTCAACCAATTTTGCGGTTATCGGTAATGCACTTTCCGAAAATACTTGGCAATATCCAATTGCGACAGTGATTGCTATCGCAGCAGCATTCTTCGCCGTGTTTATTGAAATGGGGAAAATTCCATTTGACTTGGCAGAAGCGGAACAAGAATTACAAGAAGGTCCATTGACTGAATATTCTGGTCCAGCACTCGCCTTATTAAAAGTCGGCTTAAGCTTAAAATCTATGGTTGTAGCATCTATCTTTGTGAGCGTGTTGCTTCCGTTTGGTATCCCAACAGAGATGAGCTTAAGTGCGGTCGTTTTAGGCGGTGTTTTATTCTTCGTGAAATTATTCGTGGTGTTCGTATTGGCTTGTGTCTTTGAAAACACACTCTCTCGTACCCGCTTTATGTTAACAGGACGTTTAACCGTAGTCGGCTTCGGCATTTCTGTGTTAGCGTTTGTATTTTACTTCACAGGGTTGTAAGGAGGACAAATATGGAACGTTTAGCTCTGATTACAATCATTTTACCTTTCGTAGGGGCGTTTATTGTTGGTTTGAACAAAAAACACTTTGCTCAAATTGCCACTGTATTTGCAGCGCTTGCTACGTTAGGAACCATGTTAGTTGCTGGGCAATGGTTTGCCGATGGTCATCAAAGCGTCACTTATGACATCGTCGCTTTTGATAAAACGGCGATCTTTGGTGTCACTCTTGATGCAGTCAGTACATTAATTGCCTTTGCCGTTGTGGCCTTGGGTTTCTTAATCTGCTTATATTCTTGCGGATACTTAACCGATAAAAACCGTGAGCACCCACATAACGGGTTACCACGTTTTTATGCCTTCTTGCTCATCTTTATTGGTGCCATGGCAGGCTTGGTGTATTCCTCAACTTTAGCAGGACAATTATTGTTCTTCGAAATTACTGGGGGATGTTCTTGGGCATTAATCAGTTATTACCAAACACCAAAAGCCCAAGCCGCTGCAATGAAAGCGTTGATTATTACCCATGTTGGTGCAATCGGGTTATATATTGCTGCAGCCTATTTGTTCAGCCAATCAGGTACATTCTCCATCACAGCATTAGAACATTTAGATCCGAGTGCGAAAACCATCGTGCTATTTGGTGTGATGTTTGCTGCGTGGGGTAAATCAGCGCAATTACCAATGCAAATTTGGTTACCAAATGCGATGGAAGCACCAACACCGGTGAGTGCATATTTGCACGCTGCATCAATGGTTAAAGTTGGGGTCTATATTTTCGCTCGTTCAGTTATGTCTGCTGGTGAGATTCCACATATTGTGGGTGAAGTCGGCATCATCATGGCGATGATTACCTTGATTTACGGCTTCTTGATGTACTTGCCACAAACTGACTTAAAACGTTTATTGGCGTATTCCACCATTACCCAACTTTCTTATATTTTCATTGGGATTTCTCTTGCTGCATTAGGTTCTAAATTGGCCTTTGTGGCAGCGATTAGCTACATCTTCAACCATGCTTTCGCGAAAAGCTTATTCTTCTTGGTCGCTGGTTCATTAAGTTATGCGACAGGAACCCGCTCAATGCCATTGTTACGAGGTATTATGCGTACAATGCCAGTGGTCGGTGCAGGATTTGGTGTTGCAGCATTAGCTATTGCTGGGGTACCACCATTTAATGGATTCTTCAGTAAATATCCATTATTTGCGGCCGGATTTGAATTAGGCAATGAATATGGCTGGATTACTTGGTTAGTGGTACTTGCTTTAGTTGAATCTACCGCGACATTCGTGTGGTTGTTGTATAAATTCGGACAATGTGTCATTGGTAAACCATCAGAAGCAGTTGCCAATGCACAACCTATACCATTCTCTATGCGTTTTGTGTTAGTTGTATTAATGGTGATGTCCGTGGTGTCCAGTTTTATCGCCGCATATTGGCTAGGTTTGGCTGGTTAGGTTAAGGAGGAATCTATGTTAATGATAAATGGACTTGCGTGTTTACTCATTATTACCTCTCTTTGCGTAATTATGGCTCGAACCGCCAAAAAAGCTGCGTTATTTTATAGTTTGCAATCATTGGTGTTGGTGTTACTGTTTGTCTATCTTGCCAATGAAATGCAAGCCCATGAACTTTATATGTGGTCAATCAGCGCATTTATTACCAAAGTGGTTTTGGTGCCCGCGATTTTAATCTATGCGATGAAAAAAGTTGATGAAAGTCAAACTCCTGCTGGAATAAATGTCGCTTGGTTGATCCCGATCACAGCAGTGATAGTGACATTGTGCTACTTTGTCGTTGTCCCAATCGATTTACCGTTGGTTGCGCATCTTAAACCGGCATTATCAGTGTCATTAAGTCACTTCTTATTAGGTTTAGTGTGCATTGTTAGCCAACGCAATATCGTAAAACAAGTATTCGGTTATTGTTTGATGGAAAACGGTTCTCATCTCACATTAGCCTTATTGGCAAATAAAGCACCTGAGTTAGTGGAAATCGGAATTGCCACAGATGCTATCTTTGCCGTCATCATAATGGTGGTGTTGGTAAACAAAATTTACCGTACATTCCACTCATTAGATGCAAAACAACTTATGAGTTTGAAGGGGTAACGCTATGTATGAACAATGGATAATCGCGTTATTAATCGCACCTTTAGCAATATCACTTGCCAGTTTCGCTTGTGGCGTGACAAAAGCACGGACAATTTGTACCGCACTTCATGTTACAGGTTTGATTTTGATGTTAGCATTTGCCTTACAAATTATTAATGGCGTGCTAACTCAGGGGGAAATCAGTGCATTAAATAACTGGGTTTACATCGACAGTCTATCTGCTATTTTCTTAGGGCTCATCGCTATTGTTGGAACATTAGCCGGTATTTATTCAATCGGTTATATTGGTACTGAATATCGCGAAGGGCATCTTGATTTGAAAACATATTGCAATTATTACGGCTTTTTGCATTTGTTTTTCTTCACTATGATTATTTCTGTGATCACCAATAACGTGATTTTGATGTGGGCTGCTATTGAAGCAACTACATTAAGTTCTGCGTTCTTGGTCGGTACATACAAACAAAAAACTTCTCTTGAAGCCGCATGGAAATACATCATTATTTGTTCTGTTGGGGTCGCGTTCGGATTGTATGGCACGATTTTAACCTTCTCTAATGGTACGAATCTTTTGGCAGATCCTAGCCAAGCCATTTTCTGGACAGAAATCAATCAGCAAGCGGCTGGTTTGAATCCGATGCTCATGTATCTTGCTTTTGCCTTCATTTTGGTTGGCTTTGGTACTAAGTGCGGTCTATTTCCAATGCATACTTGGCTATCCGATGCACACAGTGAAGCGCCAAGTCCGGTGAGTGCGATTTTATCTGCGGTATTATTGAACTGTGCCATGTTGGTGGTATTGCGCTACTACATCTTAGTTTCTAAAGCAGTTGGTCCAACTTACCCTCAAACCTTATTGTTGGTATTTGGTTTACTTTCTGTATTGGTTGCGGCCTTGTTTATTATCGTTCAATTCGACATCAAACGCTTATTGGCATACTCCAGTATTGAAAACATGGGTTTAATTAGCTTCGCTTTTGGTTTAGGTGGCCCAATCGGCGTATTTGCTGGGTTATTACATACCATTAACCATAGCTTAGCGAAAACCTTGCTGTTCTGTGCTTCTGGTAACATTTTATTGAAATACAAAACCCGTGATATGAACCAAGTACGAGGTTTATGGCATGTGGCACCAATGACAGCGGTATTATTTGCCGGAGGTGCATTAGCACTAGGTGGTATTCCACCATTTAACGTGTTCGTCAGTGAATTCAGTATTGCTGTTGCGGGTATTTACGCAGGTAAAACTTGGTTAATGGTATTCTGTTTAATTTTACTCACTATTGTGTTAGCTGGATTGTCTTTAATGGTATTAAAAACTGTATTAGGCAAACAGCCAGATAATATTGAAGTGGGGGATGTGAACAAAGTTTCACTCGTGGCGATGGCAATTTTATTGTTATTCATGTTTATTATGGGTATTCATATTGCCGAACCAATTTTGCAGTTATTAAAAAGTGCGGTCGGAATTGTACTCGGATCTGAACAAGTGTCTTTTGGTGAAATGTTAATTTTACCTTGGCAAAGTTTAGCGCAATGATCGACAGGAGGGATAAATATATGGAATTAACTAAAAATACATCAGTCGATCCAGCCAAAATGATTGGTAAAAATTACATTGAAGCAGTCAATGCAAAATTTCCAAATACCATTTTGGATGAGGAGTGGTCAACACCAAATCAGGTTACCCTTACCATTAAAACCAATATGTTACCTGATGTAGTTGAATACCTTTATTATCAACATGACGGTTGGTTACCTTTGGTATTCGGGAATGATGAGCGTTCAATTCATGGCAACTATGCAGTGTACTACGTGCTTTCCATGGAAGGGGAAGTGAAAACTTTTATCACTATTAAAGCCTTAGTTGATCCTGTGAGCTTAGAATTTCCGTCAGTGACACCAAAAGTCAAAGCAGCTGTTTGGGGCGAACGTGAATTATTCGATATGTATGGTTTGAAAGCCGTTGGTTTACCTGACCAACGTCGCTTAGTGTTGCCAGATGATTGGCCGGATGATCTTTATCCATTACGTAAAGACTCCATGGACTATCGTTTACGTCCGGATCCAACAACGGCAACAGAAACCTACGAATTTATTAACGAAAAAGGCGAAGCGCGCATTGTGCCAATTGGCCCATTACACATCACCTCTGACGAACCGGGACATTTCCGTTTGTTCGTGGATGGGGAAGATATCATTGATGCGGACTATCGTTTGTTCTATGTGCACCGCGGTATGGAAAAATTGGCAGAAACTCGCATGGATTACGACCAAGTCAACTTCCTTGCTGACCGTGTGTGCGGGATTTGCGGTTTTACTCACAGTGTGGCGTATGCCAATTCCGTAGAAAGCGCTTTGGGGATTCAAATTCCAAAACGTGCTGAATGGATCCGTGCGATTTTGTTAGAAGTAGAACGTTTACACAGTCACTTATTAAACTTAGGTCTATCTAGCCACTTTACCGGCTTTGATACCGGCTTTATGCAATTCTTCCGTGTTCGTGAGAAATCCATGACCTTGGCTGAAGTGCTAACTGGTGCACGTAAAACCTATGGTATTAACCTTATCGGTGGTGTGCGTCGTGATATGTTGAAACATCAACGTGAGCAATGTATCAAGCTTATCGGTGAAATGCGTGAAGAACTCAAAACCTTAACCGATATTTTATTAAATACACCGAATATGGAACAACGTACGGTAGGCGTTGGTGTCTTGGCAAAAGATATCGCTCGTGACTTTAGTCCGGTTGGTCCAATGATTCGTGGTTCTGGCTTTGCGCGTGATGTGCGTAAAGTACACCCATTCTCCGGTTATGGCGATATCCCTTTCAATCTCTTCACTGAAGCAAATGGTGATGTATTATCCCGTGTGAAAGTGCGGATTAATGAAGTGTTTGAGTCTATGAATATCATTGATTACATGGTGGACAATTTGCCGAGTGGTGAAATCTTAAAAGAAGGTTTCAATTATACGCCAG
This genomic window contains:
- the hybG gene encoding hydrogenase maturation factor HybG, translating into MCLGIPGQIIQVADSALQLAVVDVCGVKREVNISLICQDDPKPLVGKWVLVHVGFAMTIIDEEEAKQTQEALIAMSQLEHEVGDFLGLNQK
- the hyfB gene encoding hydrogenase 4 subunit B gives rise to the protein MSLPINLLITTLLIYVVGAFISLAVRRNEQLSINISGVTGVLAGVLGIVACIPVLISSDTVVDVFKTPFEFASFSIRIDGLAAFMVCVISLLVIVTALYSFSYVKEYKGKGAGSMGFFMNLFIASMVALVTSDNAFYFLVFFEMMSLASYFLVLTEQDDNAVNAGLLYFFIAHAGSVLIMIAFFIFYCYASSFEFSAFRQTTLPAPLAFTAFILAFLGFGAKAGMIPLHSWLPKAHPAAPSHASAMMSGVMVKIGIFGIIKVGVDLLGSTNVWYGVIVLGFGAVSSVLGVLYALAEHDIKKLLAYHTVENIGIIMMGVGVGMIGIATHHPVLATVGLLGGLYHLLNHAVFKGLLFLGAGSVMYRLHTKDMDLMGGLGKLMPYTAFCFLIGTMAISALPPFNGFVSEWFTYQSLFTLSQSDDFVLKLAGPIAIIMLALTGALAALCFVKVYGISFGGAPRSEKAANAREVPKPMVIAMAVLALCCVLLGVGASVVTPIIAKISTALAHSEPLMLAQNGVVVAQAEPHTALSTPMVTIMLLAFFFLPFSFYAFTKNQRLSDRAKGNPWACGYAYEQDMAASAGSFTRPLRTIFKSLYTLREVLDPAPLGDKGIQAVIKGATKAEPFWEEKMTMPIARFIPWLGTKIQWLQQGDFRVYCVYFVIALVAILLSIALM
- the hyfE gene encoding hydrogenase 4 membrane subunit, with translation MLMINGLACLLIITSLCVIMARTAKKAALFYSLQSLVLVLLFVYLANEMQAHELYMWSISAFITKVVLVPAILIYAMKKVDESQTPAGINVAWLIPITAVIVTLCYFVVVPIDLPLVAHLKPALSVSLSHFLLGLVCIVSQRNIVKQVFGYCLMENGSHLTLALLANKAPELVEIGIATDAIFAVIIMVVLVNKIYRTFHSLDAKQLMSLKG
- a CDS encoding hydrogenase large subunit, producing the protein MELTKNTSVDPAKMIGKNYIEAVNAKFPNTILDEEWSTPNQVTLTIKTNMLPDVVEYLYYQHDGWLPLVFGNDERSIHGNYAVYYVLSMEGEVKTFITIKALVDPVSLEFPSVTPKVKAAVWGERELFDMYGLKAVGLPDQRRLVLPDDWPDDLYPLRKDSMDYRLRPDPTTATETYEFINEKGEARIVPIGPLHITSDEPGHFRLFVDGEDIIDADYRLFYVHRGMEKLAETRMDYDQVNFLADRVCGICGFTHSVAYANSVESALGIQIPKRAEWIRAILLEVERLHSHLLNLGLSSHFTGFDTGFMQFFRVREKSMTLAEVLTGARKTYGINLIGGVRRDMLKHQREQCIKLIGEMREELKTLTDILLNTPNMEQRTVGVGVLAKDIARDFSPVGPMIRGSGFARDVRKVHPFSGYGDIPFNLFTEANGDVLSRVKVRINEVFESMNIIDYMVDNLPSGEILKEGFNYTPGRFALGITEAPRGEDIHWSMLGDNQKLFRWRCRAATYANWPTLRYMLRGNTVSDAPLIIGSLDPCYSCTDRVTVVDVRKRKAKTVDYKEIERYGIERKNSPLK
- a CDS encoding hydrogenase 4 subunit D, producing MERLALITIILPFVGAFIVGLNKKHFAQIATVFAALATLGTMLVAGQWFADGHQSVTYDIVAFDKTAIFGVTLDAVSTLIAFAVVALGFLICLYSCGYLTDKNREHPHNGLPRFYAFLLIFIGAMAGLVYSSTLAGQLLFFEITGGCSWALISYYQTPKAQAAAMKALIITHVGAIGLYIAAAYLFSQSGTFSITALEHLDPSAKTIVLFGVMFAAWGKSAQLPMQIWLPNAMEAPTPVSAYLHAASMVKVGVYIFARSVMSAGEIPHIVGEVGIIMAMITLIYGFLMYLPQTDLKRLLAYSTITQLSYIFIGISLAALGSKLAFVAAISYIFNHAFAKSLFFLVAGSLSYATGTRSMPLLRGIMRTMPVVGAGFGVAALAIAGVPPFNGFFSKYPLFAAGFELGNEYGWITWLVVLALVESTATFVWLLYKFGQCVIGKPSEAVANAQPIPFSMRFVLVVLMVMSVVSSFIAAYWLGLAG
- a CDS encoding 4Fe-4S dicluster domain-containing protein, whose translation is MNRFVIGDPKDCIGCNTCMAACSEVHKAFGLQSFPRLQVMRNDDVTVPILCRHCDDSPCATVCPVHAITHINDTIQLNESLCIGCKLCGIACPFGAITQHGSAPIDAPTYYEGFSFTDAVKRDIRTAPDNTDLHNMLAWQPGVKAIAVKCDLCYFREDGPACVQTCPTKTLFIISDESIKQANERKREMAMVSSPAIPR
- a CDS encoding hydrogenase 4 subunit F — encoded protein: MYEQWIIALLIAPLAISLASFACGVTKARTICTALHVTGLILMLAFALQIINGVLTQGEISALNNWVYIDSLSAIFLGLIAIVGTLAGIYSIGYIGTEYREGHLDLKTYCNYYGFLHLFFFTMIISVITNNVILMWAAIEATTLSSAFLVGTYKQKTSLEAAWKYIIICSVGVAFGLYGTILTFSNGTNLLADPSQAIFWTEINQQAAGLNPMLMYLAFAFILVGFGTKCGLFPMHTWLSDAHSEAPSPVSAILSAVLLNCAMLVVLRYYILVSKAVGPTYPQTLLLVFGLLSVLVAALFIIVQFDIKRLLAYSSIENMGLISFAFGLGGPIGVFAGLLHTINHSLAKTLLFCASGNILLKYKTRDMNQVRGLWHVAPMTAVLFAGGALALGGIPPFNVFVSEFSIAVAGIYAGKTWLMVFCLILLTIVLAGLSLMVLKTVLGKQPDNIEVGDVNKVSLVAMAILLLFMFIMGIHIAEPILQLLKSAVGIVLGSEQVSFGEMLILPWQSLAQ
- a CDS encoding respiratory chain complex I subunit 1 family protein; protein product: MITLPSEIATSAGMFVFAIVQALILLALAPLFSGISRMIRARIQSRRGPGVLQDYRDIAKLMKRQNIWPDNAGWVSKAMPYVLISTVMVVAMSLPLFTRIAPFGAGSDLITVIYLFALFRFFFSIAGLDSNSTFSSLGASREVTLGVLVEPILMLAFLVIALIAGSTNFAVIGNALSENTWQYPIATVIAIAAAFFAVFIEMGKIPFDLAEAEQELQEGPLTEYSGPALALLKVGLSLKSMVVASIFVSVLLPFGIPTEMSLSAVVLGGVLFFVKLFVVFVLACVFENTLSRTRFMLTGRLTVVGFGISVLAFVFYFTGL